One window of the Nicotiana tabacum cultivar K326 chromosome 4, ASM71507v2, whole genome shotgun sequence genome contains the following:
- the LOC107765075 gene encoding uncharacterized protein LOC107765075, with protein MGATPTEDMGGDHTNTSWSSSTNWTISLGSLQTCITFESSIYSESTQISPLILDGPSPDFAPCEIKLCLMQKHEIRQVYVRSTARVYEIYYAPTLQSDDEYLCTVRCNIAERDGEFLQASGIDIVTQQYLKDFVGKPTEGRVPAEAKLCTNDDDWVDVKVPDSPFVGNVVSCLQKHTTGNERRSIEDLYEATAQISDADPCMSLTIRFLSLQNKGSICIDEIYICGDPIDSNEVETPAVLMENQASSFMAMLVPTLLQLSKSGISHKQDKDVFDSQRKENEVRIAARISDFADARKENDQKKRMSADHIVQLDVTNKPIDEPTHSQPLTHQNLSRENHNISTMNNDASQARIEIAIEQLVERVSRIENICLKFEENMVSPMNSMEMRLQRLEQQVEALAKNSRYSEVTSCTRITAPSFTCSDSNSSSSYNGGSEYRPCGASELEKKDLPCAKLSDPSDDLPVSSNPSHILPNLVIVAPEFSCGEDEEENDSVESAKVSSQEMQKQVLSIDDALAAALSGFLSTSHVLLPDNGTSEVIASGSASEVVNEKNEFSRSTHSDSVIAHDCTLEGNDNDIPSKYTQILAVAAPDFTEEEYEFENANFIIGSSAVAPELASEENGNIEIASPSTGSQDPGGFLDINKSKSMCNASSTVASEPYAGQEKFLHENVHLRETSGIIGSKHHLYAQESVCRSQDDPAACPSDQDDEVAETKVRDSTSEPQMNSCNLENAAESEEHDASKGYHMVAMQNVCEYSRPSALDFDIPILDVKFAANEDGDTKFSLEVLLADMANVYVEAPSLDENADNAVTCEGSISTFMDDEELLKSSAGDTNPLVDFGFYAADAFSNLDGNPSISSNQEVFIGLI; from the exons TATGCCTTATGCAAAAGCATGAAATAAGGCAGGTCTATGTTCGTAGTACTGCTCGTGTTTATGAGATATACTATGCACCTACTCTGCAGAGCGACGATGAGTATCTATGTACCGTCCGCTGTAACATAGCTGAAAGAGATGGAGAATTTCTCCAAGCTAGTGGGATTGACATAGTTACCCAGCAATATTTGAAGGATTTTGTAGGAAAACCAACAGAAGGTAGAGTCCCAGCTGAAGCCAAACTTTGCACCAACGACGATGACTGGGTCGACGTTAAGGTCCCTGATTCTCCTTTCGTTGGGAACGTGGTAAGCTGCCTGCAAAAGCACACAACAGGGAATGAACGGAGAAGTATTGAG GATTTGTACGAGGCCACAGCACAAATTAGTGATGCAGATCCCTGCATGTCACTGACAATTCGCTTTTTATCTCTTCAGAATAAAGGTTCTATATGCATTGACGAAATTTACATATGCGGTGACCCTATTGACTCTAATGAGGTTGAGACCCCAGCAGTTCTTATGGAAAACCAAGCTAGTTCTTTCATGGCCATGCTTGTTCCTACCCTTCTGCAACTATCTAAATCAGGCATAAGCCATAAGCAGGACAAAGATGTTTTTGATAGtcaaagaaaggaaaatgaagTGAGAATTGCAGCAAGGATATCTGATTTTGCTGATGCCAGGAAAGAAAATGACCAGAAAAAGAGGATGAGTGCTGATCATATAGTGCAGTTGGATGTCACTAACAAGCCTATAGACGAACCAACTCATTCCCAGCCTCTGACACACCAGAACTTAAGCAGAGAGAACCACAATATCTCCACCATGAATAATGATGCATCACAAGCTCGTATTGAAATAGCCATTGAACAACTTGTTGAGCGAGTGAGCAGAATTGAAAATATTTgcttgaaatttgaagaaaacatgGTTAGTCCAATGAACAGCATGGAAATGAGACTTCAACGGCTAGAGCAGCAAGTAGAAGCTCTAGCAAAAAACTCCCGATATTCTGAAGTCACGTCCTGCACAAGAATAACAGCTCCTTCATTTACCTGCAGTGATTCCAATTCTAGCTCTTCGTATAATGGTGGAAGTGAATATCGGCCTTGTGGGGCATCAGAACTGGAGAAGAAGGATCTCCCTTGCGCTAAGTTGTCCGACCCTTCTGATGACCTGCCTGTTTCTTCAAATCCTTCGCATATTCTTCCAAATCTTGTGATTGTTGCCCCTGAGTTTTCATGCGGAGAggatgaagaagaaaatgatagTGTTGAATCAGCAAAGGTTTCTTCTCAAGAGATGCAGAAGCAAGTTTTGTCTATTGATGATGCTTTAGCTGCAGCACTTTCTGGATTTCTGTCCACATCCCATGTTCTTCTACCAGATAATGGGACTTCGGAAGTTATTGCTTCTGGATCTGCTAGTGAGGTAGTAAATGAGAAGAATGAGTTTTCACGATCTACTCACAGTGATTCAGTTATCGCTCATGACTGTACTTTGGAGGGAAATGACAATGACATACCTTCAAAGTATACTCAAATTCTAGCAGTTGCAGCTCCCGACTTCACCGAGGAGGAGTACGAATTTGAGAATGCAAATTTTATCATAGGTTCTTCTGCAGTAGCTCCTGAACTTGCAAGCGAAGAAAATGGAAATATTGAAATAGCTTCTCCAAGCACTGGAAGTCAGGACCCTGGAGGCTTCCTTGATATTAATAAAAGCAAGAGCATGTGTAATGCAAGTTCAACTGTTGCTTCTGAGCCATATGCAGGGCAGGAGAAATTTCTCCATGAAAATGTGCACCTTAGAGAAACTTCTGGAATAATTGGTTCAAAACATCATCTTTATGCACAAGAAAGTGTCTGCAGATCGCAGGATGATCCCGCTGCTTGTCCTTCAGATCAAGATGATGAGGTTGCAGAGACTAAAGTAAGAGATTCTACCAGTGAGCCACAGATGAATTCTTGTAATCTAGAAAATGCTGCTGAATCTGAAGAACATGATGCTTCAAAAGGTTACCACATGGTCGCTATGCAAAATGTTTGTGAATATTCAAGGCCTTCTGCTCTGGATTTTGACATCCCTATCTTAGATGTGAAGTTTGCAGCCAATGAAGATGGTGATACCAAGTTCTCACTAGAAGTTCTTTTAGCTGATATGGCAAATGTTTATGTTGAAGCTCCTTCTCTTGATGAAAACGCTGATAATGCTGTCACTTGTGAGGGAAGTATATCCACTTTTATGGATGATGAAGAACTGCTCAAGTCTTCTGCAGGCGATACCAACCCACTGGTGGATTTTGGATTTTATGCTGCAGATGCATTCAGTAATTTGGATGGTAATCCAAGTATATCCAGCAACCAGGAGGTGTTTATCGGTCTCATCTGA